From the Helianthus annuus cultivar XRQ/B chromosome 17, HanXRQr2.0-SUNRISE, whole genome shotgun sequence genome, the window caattaacagggttttttaactgggttgggtgtaaaggactaaacttgcaacaaaatacctagtaaaggacaccgcctgtcaacattcgttaaaaaggacaccgcctgaaaagtggtataaagataaaggacaaaacttgtaatttttccaaaatttaatGACTGAAAACTCATTTCTTTTGCCCCTTCCCTTTTCTTAAGCCAATAACAAAAAAAACTAGCAtatgacttttttttttaaattagaggCCTTTTTTTCCAAAGCAAAGGCTTCATTTAACTTGCCTTTAAGCCGGCTCTGCATCTTGTGGGACTCAAATAATGGTTTTACACGTCTTAggtttaaaaaaatgttaaaccTTTACTATGATACTAGGTTAGAGGAGGTtcatttaaaaagaaaattaaattaagaagaaaaagaagaaagggtacaactgtaaaatattaaatagtttttctctcatctcatttattatcatctttGACTAATAAATTAGTCATAAAGATAATCATCCTTCACACTAAAacttttgcctacacacatcaaaatttatcctataCGTCTTGAAATTTATTCTACACATAttaaaatttatcttacacaactcaTAATTCATCCCACATACCTTTTAAtatatcctacactttaaattaaattttttttctttgaaaacatatttcatttttaaaataagttacaaatttaatgtatttagctattaaaaagaaagactaccaattaatgatctatataagtttaccaatatacccttacattaatattaaatataaaaattaaatgaaataaaatgacgtattcttattggttgaaatttcttcttttttatttttacaaaaaaagtcttctcatttgaactttcCACTACTAGGTTATAGATCCATATATTACATGGAGTTGTATAATAAAAATGATATAATTATATAATGTGTAAAAAACTTCATATAACTGACCGATTTTTATTACCACATAACAGTTCACACaactaacttgaatttatcacATAAAAATGTCTATATTAATAAGTTTTACTGAAATATCATAATTGCTTGTTTATTATACAGATTGAATACTGAAAAATatgtaataaataaatatatatttttcatatgATTGAAATTATCTTTTACAATACATATAACAatgtataaaaataatattatttttgttattatgTATCTtctaaatataaattttattaaaagtaaataaaattAATTTTATTGGTATGTCATAAGTTGGATTTGTTATTCTTATTAGTAATTGTGATCTAGATTTAATTAATGattagttattatcatggttgtaAAATCCTGACTACTCTTCGATTAGTCGCTGATTAGTCACTAATCGGAGGTTCACTGATTAATATCCGATTATTCACTAGGCGGTCAATGACAGTTCTATTCTGTCCAAATTCTGGCCAGATCCCGACCAAATTTCGATCGAACCATATAAATTTTATGAggggttaaaacatgtctactttaaaaaactacatataaaaatgtgtgtgtgtatatatataactaaaaattacatataaaaatctctATTGAATTATTACCGGTTAATCCTTATTAATcctgattaatcgctagtcggtaccccACTGACCGACTAGCGCCTAACGATTCTTACAACACTGGTTATCATAAGATGATGATCTAAGTTAAGAGTTTATATATTAACTAATGGTAATTTTATTATTTCATAAATGAATAAGAAAAGAAATTAataatagagtaaactgcaattttactcCCTGGGGTTTAGGTCaattggcacccttacccccctaacgaaataattgcaattttaccccccaatgTTCGCTGTTATGTCGCAAGTTTACCCCCTGGCATCAAATTTGTGGACTGATCTGTTGACTTGGCGgtgaaatgactattttacccttttattttacCCCCCAACATTCCTATTATGTTGCATAATTACCCCCCACAggtaaattactaaaatgcccttttttaTTACCCCCTATACTTTGTGTTAGAAGCAATATTACCCCCTGCAACTTCCAAAACCCTTCCCGCCACATCCATATTCGATTATTATAAACCCCTGCTCTTAATAATCAGCCCATTGATAACTTACATCATCATATTGATTTAAAAGTTGTAACATAAAGGTTTCTGTAATTAGCACTAAAACCAacccaaaaccaacataaaatctTTACAATAATTGAAACAAACTCACTAATCATAGATGCAAATATGTTCAAGAACAGGCACATTAACAGTCAATATCATTGTTAACAATATCATCGTTCATTCATTCAAGATACATTTCTAATCCTCAACACGTACATTTCAAGATACAATATCATCGATCATCATCTTCTCACCTCCGACACCTCCGAGgttcatcatcttcaccatctCTCACCTCCGGCACCTCCGACTGAACACCATCACCTCCGGTTAAagcctccaccaccatcatccttcatcttcttgtcACCTACAACCTGCAACAACCTTGAAATATGGCAAAACTAAGGGTAGTTCATTGATTCAATAGATTGATTACACTTAAAGAAACGAACACAGAGATAGAATGAGATGGGAATAAGATTACAGGAAGAGATAAGAAGAGAAGACAATCACAGTCATAACAATATTCACTCATGCTCCGTTCCCTATTCTCGTTGTGCTTATATCACCACTACCAACATAACCGTTCAATTTGTTGGGCCATTGGACTGGGCTGGTTGGATCTCCACTACCCTTGTCTTTTAAGGGCTTTTTTCCCCTTTCTTCTTCATCGATTACAGAGTGAAGGAAGGCACTTACTGTAGATCCGATTTGTTTGTGATAGATATATGAGTGAGGTGCAGAGAAAGTGATAACGGTTTGTACAGGCAGCCATAGCTAGGGAGATTTCTCCGGCGAGCGATTTGGTTAAGTAACGCCGATGgaggttcagatctgttcttgtGGGTTGAAGGAAGAAGGGGGTGGGTGGTTGCGGTAGGGGAGGAGCGGCGGCTAGTGGTGGAGGAGCGGTAAAACGCCGATGGAGGTTCAGATCTGTtacttgaagatgatgatgataatttcaagatgatggtgatgatggatcTGTGAgtatttgaagatgatgatgataatttgattttataaataataataataataataataataataataataataataataataataataataataaatatagggtaagattaccaaaatacccttacctaTAAGAGTCAAACTACCGTTGACTGATGCCAGGGGTAAACTTGCGACATAACAGCGAACATtggggggtaaaattgtaattattTTGTTAGGAGGAGGTGAGGGTATCAATTGGCCTAAatccagggggtaaaattgcagtttactcttaataATATTAAGTTAGTATTTTCTACGTAATCGAAGGATTTGGATGGGAAAAAAAGGTGAAATCACTTATGGTGATGACATGTattattcatttaattaaatagaGTAGACGCACATAGGAACGTGTACGTTTGCACTTTATGCAAATATCCAACTCCAAACGTTGTTATTTCCTCAATGTTGCTGTCACCTGCCAATAATTAGACCTTCAAAAGCATCTATAAAAAGCCATAAAAAATGCATGATTCACATATACACAACATTTATTTTCAGTTCTCCATATCAAATAATCGATTCCCCTCCCCAAAATCATGAAGGTGAAGCTGAAGGTACGTGTGTTCTTTGCCACTAATTATAAGTAtattaagaaatgaaaaggtggTTAATTTACCATCTACGCTTCTTTAGGACTATGGTTATAGTCACCAACCCGGATTTGAGGTTGTTACtcgtaggggtgcaaacgagccgagccgactcgtttaacatatgaaagctcgagctcggctcgattcgagctttatttctaaagctcgagctcggctcgaaggtaatttttcaagctcgagctcggctcgggctcgactcatagtatttattaattaatttatattaattataattattattatacatataattaagttatttttttatatttatacaaatggtaattattattatataaatatatgtttaatatattaataaaaaatatataaacagaaagctcgtttAGGTTCGCGAGCCAGCTCGAGGTCGATAAgcaaagctcgggctcgggctcgtttactaaacgagcttgttttttaggctcgggctcgagcttgagctcgtttaagctcggcttgttcgagctttttttcgagccgagctcgagtagctcgcgagtagctcggctcgtttgcaccctagTTGTTAGCTATTAAATATACTATAGGTTGAATATTGTATCAAATCTATTTATGTATGTCTTAGGGTGGGCATCATCTAACAACCTAGTATGATTAACTTTTTGTGCTAAATCATGTGCAGCATTTTGTCAATGATCACTTGGAGGAGAGCTCAAGTGCTGGCGGTATAAGAGGCGTTGAAAGAGATCGACTCATCACTAGTCTAGCGACGCCAAACTTTGCCACTTATGTTGAGAATATGATGAAAAATGAAACCAATGTACTGAATAACAAGTTAAAGAGGGCGTTGAGTTCGGATGATAACGCACAAGAATCAACTGAAGTTAAACACAATAGAACAACACTCTTAGAGTTGTTCCAGAAAACCAAAATGGTAGAGGAAACTAAAAGCAATATAGGAAAACATAAGGAACAGAAAACTGATAGCCATTTAATGAGAAAGATACTGACTAGTGAGTCTGCTTCAGCTGATGAAAAGCTGCACAAGGTTCGTCcgtccatccatccatccattttaattaggaaaattggtttttaataaaccaatcTTTGTctcgttggtaaataataatcttacctacgtaattggtatacaataatcttacctatcaacatgttggtactcaatgaacttccgttaattttttttaactgaagttagtttttaagttttatttattacacaaacagtccctgtagttgtaatttactagttttaactattttaaaactagtaaattacagtcccttgaggtttttttgttttataaaatagttaaaactagtaaattacaactacagggactttttgtgtaataaataaaacttaaaaattaacttcagttaaaaaaaattaatggaagttcattgagtaccaacatgttgataggtaggattattgtataccaattacgtaggtcaGATTATTATTTACAAACAGGACAATGGTTGGTTTATTATTTACCTACCATGATCGTGCGTAGCATCCAACTTAATCTAATGAATTCGTACGTACACATGCAGATTCTCCAGATGGTTCATCTTGAAGCCATGGCTATATCTGAAAACATGCGAAAATATGTGAAGAAAAGCAATGCGGGGCATAGAAACAGACGTAAAATGAAACCCGAAGATATAATTATATTCCCTCGCCCTGCAAACCAAACAAGGAGCAAGGCGTCATATGCAGCTACCAACTGGAAAAGAGAACGCTGGATAAAATCAGATGCAGACTGTAAGTACCATCTAATAAAAACAAGCAACTTAATTCATTTCCGAGTACGTAAGAGATGTATCTCAACCAACTACCCGACCCGTAtgataaatttaaaagaaataCTACTAGAGTATAGTTATTAAGAGGATCAAAAATTTAAGTAACACAAGTTTTTCTTTGAAAACAATAAGCATCACGTTTTTAATTTAATATCCTAGCTAGGTAGCCAAAATAAGCATGATGTCAAAAAGATTTAATAAAACCAGTgagaaaataacaaaaaaaaggtAACTTATTAAAATTCAATGCATTTTCCACAAGCATAACTACAAATACTACTTTCTTCATTCACCCATgtactaagaccatgtgtagtggtgaagaattataatgcccccaccatggggcattatccgacacgtgtcatcccagtcagcatagggcattatagcataaagtggtgtagtggtGAAGAATTATAATGCCCATATTATTTTTAAtgcaaaaaaaaaagtcaaatggATGTCAGGTTGAAAAGTGTGGGTGGGCAAAAGTGATTGGAGGACCAAAGTGATTGTCAGACAATGAAAACCAAATTCAGCGTTTTAATGAAAACGCCAACATGCAAAATTGTCAAATATAACGCCCAAAAACGCCCGGTGTAGTGGGGGGGACGGCGTTTTGGGgcttttttttgaatttttttttttaaaaacacgccccactacgggtggtctaaagACAGCTAACTTAGTAGAGTCTCAAGAATTTCAAATGTAAATTTAATGGATAAATACTTCTTGAAACATCTCCAAATGTCAAGACCCGTTTTATGATATGACATCTTGTTAATACTACTACTACTATTATAAGTTTAAGGATTTGGTGGTTAGGATATAATATATCGATCGATCTACAAGCTATAAATCACCAACTTACTGATTACTACGTACTCTTTGTTTTACCGTGTAGACCTGATATTGGAACTGTAGAAGGCAAACAAAATAATGGTATGGATATGCTAAACTTGGTTAAATTTGTTTGGAAAGATCGAGTAGTAAATGAGGCAAAGATATTCGTCTACCGGTAAACAATGAGCCTGTTGAAGATATGGTAACCACCAAAGCCAGCGCTAGTCTGTTTTTTATTATATGGAACAGGACAAGATATGAATGAATTATCCTTATATGCCTTACATAGATAGATAAAGCTATTGTGTCATATACTTAGTTTATACAATGTGTGCGCTTTGTGCTATCTTTGAAATGTAATTTGTATGGCTTGAAATGTTCATTTGGTAGTAAACTAATGCAAGTTATTTGCGTTGTCTTAAAAATCTTATACAAAACAAATATTTAAGATTAAATCAGTACAGTATCAATATTACCTTCAATGCATTTAAGATACCAATTGAGTTAGAAAACTTGCAAGATATATATACAATGATAAAGGctgttcaaatatatatatatatatggttaggatAAAATGAGAACCATATTGAGTTGTGAAAACCGTAAGAACTAGGTCTTCCAAAAAAATTCTCAAGAATCTTAAAAAAATCAATTGtttcagaaaaaaaaatttatttcaaAAAAATGTCGCATGCACAAATTTACATGAGGGGTAAAAAAATCACCGTAACAAAATTTACATCAGCGAGTAAACAAAACTTACATTAGGCAAAACTACCGACTagacaattattattattattattatttttttttttgctttttttataGACGTGTTTATAATATTTCCATCTatgtttgtgaaaaaaaaaatgtggCCCAACTCACGCGGAAAGTATGAGTACTCACAGTGGCGGATATAGGATTCCAATCAAGGGGTAACGTgttataaataagccgtaacgaaatcgaaaaaacgtcaaatttttccaaaatttacactaatttttccaatttttttcCGACCAAGGGGTAGCGGTGGTTACCCCTACCAAagaggtaggtccgcccctgagtACTCATGGTTatcacaactcgtggtggttcttaATTGAACCGAAGcctatatataggattaggttcaagagtgaacaactTATCCAGAGTGAACTGAGTGAACCAATCTTAACCACTGATTAGTTTTTAAGATTAAAATGATAAGATTGTAATTAGCCAATTAAATttagttattatttatttttaaactagtTAGAAATTAACTTTAAAAAATCAGTTACTATAACTGATCCCTACATTTTAGTAATTAAATTTAatcttttctaaaaaaaatatattttagtaaTTCAATTAAATATTTCCAAAACAAAATTATGATAATCAGATATCATTATAAACTAATTAGTAATTTTTAAATGCTAGctgattttgaatgaaattattCACCCTTCACGTTTTACTTACATTTTTTATGGTAATTTATCTAACACATTCAGATATATatttctttttcctaatcatgtTAGATTTTCGTTATTTTGATATTTACATTCATTTTATGATGTTGATTCTATATTTTATGTACACTTGAACataatccataataaaaaattagaaataaTTCATGCAAGTTTAAAGCAGCATGCTATATCTAGCTTAATGACACAAAATCGATAATAAACAGAGGCGatgctttgaaggggccgggaggggcgcccgacccccgaacttttcggccagtagtgttatatatgtagttttcgtatagaaatttttgggtatatatgtttttgaccccccggttctatagaaatttttgagtatatacgtttttgaccctcCGTAAAAaaattcaagcttcgccactcATAATAAAGAATACCCACAATCTGATTCGATGTCAAAAGACGCTATTTTATTAATCTCAAACTTGACGTACACACCAATAAATCAACCCCTAGACCTATTTTATACTAACCAACCACAAAGACTCAATTCTAACATAACTAAAACTCTATAAAATAAACTAATTTAATCTAGCAAACGGATAAACCAAAACGGTTAAAAATCTCAAACTTGATTCGATTTTTCATGTCCTCATCTTTCACATCAGCATTATTCCAACATTCTCCCCCATAAATATCGCTTCTTGTCTAGAGCAGTGCTTGCTCATCTTCTTGGCCTTGAGCTAGATTTGCTTCTTCATCCTTTTCCTTCCATTTGCTATAAGTGTGCGTGCGTTCCACACGCGTAGCATCTAAAATTACTTTTGTCTCTGTGGAATTTTCCTATACCAAATCCTCTTCCATGAACGTGCTCTCTCTACCAAGTCCTTTTCCACAAcctcttagagcattcacattcaaaGAACTAAATTGTGAGTGTGCGTTTCACACGCGTAACATCTAAAATTACTTTTCCTATACCAAATCCTCTTCCATGAACGTCCTCTCTCTAGCATCTAAAATTACTTATGTCATACCCACAATCCCACCCAAATTACTTCTGCCAATTTTTTTCTTGCTTTCAAATTGTTTTTACTATTTTTAACCTCTAATTTGACACATCAATCAACTAGGTAAAggatcaaataaaaacaaaattcaCGTAAACGTACGTATTGAGGGAAAAAGCAAAAAGTCgcggtgtcattttggtaattatcagcaacttcaaaatAACTAGGGAAAAAAGCAAAAAGTGTCTTGTAGagtaaggtgctgtttgttttttcagatgtaAAATGTCTGTAGTGTGCgaaccacatctgcaggcatctgcaagAGAAGATGTGGCCCAAatgtctgcaaggagaagagggtttgtttttttttcttcaaaaataacttcaaccacacaacacacacaagcgCTCTCtctctctgctctctctctctacaaactctctctctctctctacaaccaccaccaccaccgcaccacctctgccaccaccaccgcaccacctccgccatcacaccaccgcctctctctctctacggtctctctctctctacaaccaccaccaccaccgcaccacctccgccaccaccaccgcaccacctccgccatcacACAGGTCTCTCACAGGTCTCTCTCTCTCacaggtctctctctctctcacacaggtctctctctctctacggtctctctctctcacggatctctctctctctctacggtctctctctctcaccgatctctctctctcacagatctctctctctctcacagatGGGTTTGGTGGTGATGggtttggtggtggtgggttttgacgatggtggtggtggaggtggtggcggaggtggtgcggtggtggtggcggaggtggtggtgacaggggagaagaggaagaagaagaagaagaagaagaagaagggtgTGTGTGAAGATCTGATCTGTTTAGTGAAGCTATTATCCATAGCTTTTTTTTAAGCTATTAAAAGCCATTTTAAGAtcttcttttttttaaacaaacagtcttcaagggCTTATGTATGCCCGCCCCCAGACATAAGCTCTTTACAGACAATATAAGCAAAAACAAACAGAACCTAATTTTGAACATCTGTAAagtaattttgagcatctgtagagtaattttgggaaATGTAGGGTAATAatcaaattactctagtagagtaattttgacttctgtagagtaattttgaaaatgtcttgtagagtaattttgttagcatttagttatgggaTTTagctttgtggtttagtttttagcttttagttggggggggggggttaggtttttgggggtggggattagtgtaattttgataattaccctacaattttgataattaccctacacgaccaaaattactctacatgaacatttacaatggtttaggttttgggggggggggggtggggtggggggggggttagtgtaattttgataattaccctacacgaccaaaattactctacatgaactTTTACAAAATTATTCTACAGAAGcttaaaattactctactagagtaattttgaagttgctgataattaccaaaatgccaccgccactttttttgactttctttcaattcgtacgtttattttattttcacaGAAACTTAACTCCAATCAACTAACCATAAAGCTATGTTTTACTAACCATAAAGACCTAATCCTAACATATATAACTCAAACTCTGTAAAAATAAACTAAGGGTGAGCGGGGCACTTCTCGGGGAGGGGAGCGGGGAGTGAagtccccgagcgggaacaccgccgccatcaattCGGGGAGGGGAAGCGGGGTGGGGGAGCGGTGTGTACTCACCGattgagagagaggagagagagagagggggtgattGGTTGTTAATGTGGGTCCACCCTTTTtcaccaatcatatttttttcttctttttttataaaaaaataattgtgtgagTGGAGTGATGCCAACGTTTGAGTGCAAAATGTGGACTTAAGAAAGGAATTGACGTGGCGCGTGCTGATTGGGTGGGTGTGAGAGAGGTCACTCCCCTAAGAGaagagtgcccctctcaccctaatCCAAATAAATAAACAGATAAACCAAACAATTCAAACACTCAaactaatatattaaattaaaactttaaaccttGACTTGATCTCTTAATCTCATCTTTCACTTCAGAATTATTCCAACATAGCTAATATATGTTTGTATGAAAGTGACCGTCACGGTGTCATTTATTCAGGGCTTGAGTCAAGATCATGTTCTGCACATAGTAGACAGAAAGGATCCAAGAAGAAAAGCAAAAGAAACATGACAACCTTGAGTCAAGATCAAAACTGATTTTCTAACTTATTGAGCATGAATATATTTGAAAGCTTTCAAGATTTTAACAAAAAGGATAAACAGCTAGCTGACATTGAGTTATGCAATGTGTAAAAAACCTGCTTATTTATAAACATTATTACCCAATACTTACTATATAATAAACATTTAGAACTTATTACAATCCAACCAGGTAACTTCTCTTTGTTGGTAAAGCTCCAAAAATCAAAGTGAAAAATAAAAGAACAGAGGACTTGATTTCTGCTGGAACTCAcaactttcattcattaataaAACCGTAATATATACAGATATTATGCGATGTACGTGAACATAATAAACCTACCAACTAAGCCCATTATCTCCTACAAAACAGTCAAACAAGCCCAAGTTTTTTACCCACTACTTGCATACCTAAATCTGACCCATGATCTAATTAAAACACTAAAAACATGTGACCAAATATTAACATATTGCTGACCCGTTctcagtggcggatcttgcctgttgaacgtgccagggccgaaagacacgggcact encodes:
- the LOC110921576 gene encoding uncharacterized protein LOC110921576 — translated: MKVKLKHFVNDHLEESSSAGGIRGVERDRLITSLATPNFATYVENMMKNETNVLNNKLKRALSSDDNAQESTEVKHNRTTLLELFQKTKMVEETKSNIGKHKEQKTDSHLMRKILTSESASADEKLHKILQMVHLEAMAISENMRKYVKKSNAGHRNRRKMKPEDIIIFPRPANQTRSKASYAATNWKRERWIKSDADYLILEL